One segment of Candidatus Paceibacterota bacterium DNA contains the following:
- a CDS encoding ChbG/HpnK family deacetylase, which produces MKKIIINADDFGYSKSIDEGILETIKNGVVRSTSVMVYGKAVEDITNLIDVEKNISIGLHLHMEKTLENPQIEFSNQIEIFTKLFGKIPDHIDIHKPRSSNLEQLIPLLEQYSAVHNVPVRELGHAKSIKSFFGINVKNDNGIDPNRVSVESLLDILERLDEGISEIMTHPGYSNDELRNMTSYNDTRELELRTLTDRRIIEYFDKNHDVQLINWKEIL; this is translated from the coding sequence ATGAAAAAAATAATAATCAATGCTGACGACTTTGGATACAGCAAGAGCATAGACGAAGGGATTTTGGAAACCATAAAAAATGGAGTGGTTCGCAGTACATCAGTTATGGTTTACGGAAAGGCGGTAGAAGATATTACAAATCTTATTGATGTAGAAAAGAATATTTCTATCGGGCTTCACTTGCACATGGAAAAGACTTTAGAAAATCCTCAAATAGAATTCAGTAATCAAATTGAAATATTTACTAAGTTATTTGGAAAGATTCCTGACCATATTGATATTCACAAGCCACGATCTTCCAATTTGGAACAGCTAATTCCACTTCTTGAACAATATTCAGCAGTACATAATGTGCCGGTTAGAGAGTTAGGTCATGCGAAATCTATCAAGAGCTTTTTTGGTATAAATGTGAAAAATGATAATGGTATTGATCCCAACAGGGTAAGTGTTGAGAGTTTGCTCGATATTTTAGAAAGATTAGATGAGGGTATAAGCGAAATAATGACTCATCCTGGTTATTCTAATGACGAATTAAGGAATATGACTTCTTACAACGATACGAGGGAGTTAGAGTTGCGTACACTAACAGACAGAAGAATTATTGAATATTTTGATAAAAACCATGATGTGCAATTGATAAATTGGAAAGAGATATTATAA
- a CDS encoding methyltransferase — MNIKYDQDQIEKSKEFARRGMEVDRPFVSELCNERFLIMPLVFSPILFPSAGIFYPNFPYRAEENFLEIGCGAGYGSILAIKNGAKRALATDISPAALENTKLNCELHKVEDKIEVIESNLFENVEGKFSTIYWNHPFITAPEDYKFENIVEKAIFDPGYKLLKRFVSEAGNYLASGGRVLIGLADVGGLEYFRELAKENGFNEEEILRKVGYEGNKIEVTLHELIRK, encoded by the coding sequence GTGAATATTAAGTACGATCAGGATCAAATCGAAAAATCAAAAGAATTTGCCAGACGAGGGATGGAAGTCGATAGGCCTTTTGTATCTGAGCTTTGTAATGAGAGATTCTTGATCATGCCTCTTGTTTTTTCTCCTATCTTATTTCCATCGGCGGGAATTTTTTATCCAAATTTTCCTTACCGCGCGGAAGAAAATTTTTTGGAAATTGGTTGTGGGGCTGGTTACGGATCAATTCTGGCAATTAAAAATGGTGCCAAGCGTGCATTGGCGACAGACATTAGCCCTGCTGCACTTGAGAATACAAAATTAAATTGCGAATTACATAAAGTTGAAGACAAGATAGAGGTAATTGAAAGCAATCTTTTTGAAAATGTGGAAGGTAAGTTTTCTACTATTTACTGGAATCATCCTTTCATAACAGCGCCGGAAGATTATAAGTTTGAAAACATTGTTGAAAAAGCTATTTTTGATCCGGGGTACAAGCTTTTAAAAAGATTTGTAAGTGAGGCCGGAAATTACTTGGCATCAGGTGGAAGGGTTTTGATAGGTTTAGCTGATGTAGGTGGTTTGGAATATTTTAGAGAATTGGCCAAAGAGAACGGATTTAATGAAGAAGAAATTTTGAGAAAGGTTGGATATGAAGGAAATAAAATTGAAGTTACTCTGCATGAATTGATAAGAAAATAA